From Sphaerochaeta sp., a single genomic window includes:
- a CDS encoding ABC transporter permease produces MLNTLTLAWRNIFRYRVRTIITLVAIAVSVCISILVDGLLRGVNEQSLFNLTTYETGEVTLYADGYFADRASYPTEHLLEESQRKTLDQILDSHGIAFAPRYKTVADLSFYDEGHDLDASRSAVLVGVDPQRDGAVFRLPRSVSSGRWLETGDDGVVVGEGLADKLNLSVGSLLTIQGKGREGFLETFDAPVVGILTTENPVVNSSELFMTLDALDGMFALDGGVTEYAVSDGKVSLAGPRFLKRIRSLITPVSGIQAYDWREVESDLVAVMNGDKGSSLMILVFLFLLAAAGITNTMLMAVMERRKECAMLRAMGFSRGAVTSLFVWEGVMTGLLGALSGALAGALATYPLAKYGIDLSGMLPADIDLGYRITLVMRSGYYPQSFIGIPLCAVALSALSCLVPVARATKEDVASLLRRS; encoded by the coding sequence ATGCTGAACACGCTCACTCTGGCATGGAGGAACATCTTCCGCTACCGGGTTCGTACCATCATCACATTGGTGGCCATTGCCGTTTCGGTGTGCATTTCCATTTTGGTGGATGGTCTCCTTCGGGGCGTCAACGAACAATCCCTGTTCAATCTCACCACCTATGAGACGGGAGAAGTGACGTTGTATGCCGACGGCTATTTCGCTGACCGCGCATCCTATCCCACGGAACATCTTCTTGAGGAATCCCAACGAAAAACGCTTGACCAGATCCTGGACTCCCATGGCATCGCGTTCGCGCCACGATACAAAACGGTTGCCGATCTTTCCTTTTATGATGAAGGCCATGACCTTGACGCATCCCGTTCCGCCGTGCTGGTCGGAGTGGACCCCCAGCGGGATGGGGCGGTGTTCCGTCTTCCTCGGTCGGTCAGTTCCGGACGGTGGCTGGAAACCGGTGATGACGGAGTGGTGGTGGGGGAGGGACTGGCCGACAAACTCAACCTTTCCGTGGGGTCGCTCCTGACCATCCAAGGCAAAGGAAGGGAAGGGTTCCTGGAAACGTTTGACGCTCCGGTGGTGGGGATCCTGACGACGGAAAATCCGGTGGTCAACTCCTCGGAACTGTTCATGACGCTGGATGCCCTTGACGGCATGTTCGCGTTGGATGGAGGCGTGACGGAATACGCCGTATCCGATGGAAAGGTCTCGTTGGCCGGACCGCGGTTCCTCAAACGGATCCGTTCTTTGATCACTCCGGTTTCCGGCATCCAGGCATATGACTGGCGGGAGGTGGAATCGGATCTCGTCGCCGTGATGAACGGGGACAAAGGCTCCTCCCTGATGATTCTGGTCTTCCTGTTTCTGCTTGCCGCTGCCGGCATCACCAACACGATGTTGATGGCGGTGATGGAACGGCGCAAGGAGTGCGCCATGTTGCGCGCCATGGGCTTTTCACGGGGTGCCGTCACCTCATTGTTTGTCTGGGAAGGAGTGATGACTGGCCTTTTGGGCGCTTTGTCGGGCGCGCTGGCCGGTGCATTGGCCACCTATCCGTTGGCGAAATACGGCATTGACCTGTCAGGCATGCTTCCTGCGGACATCGATCTGGGATACCGGATCACGCTGGTGATGCGTTCCGGCTATTACCCGCAGAGCTTCATCGGCATTCCGCTGTGCGCCGTGGCGCTCTCGGCGCTTTCCTGCCTGGTGCCCGTAGCCCGGGCGACGAAGGAAGACGTGGCTTCCTTGCTGAGGAGAAGCTGA
- a CDS encoding ABC transporter ATP-binding protein has protein sequence MIRTIHVKKVYHTSSEDVVALDDVNLSINDGELVALSGASGSGKTTLLNVIGTLDSLTGGDVEINGRSLRQMSEKEKTSFRRLHLGFVFQSYNLIPVLSAWENVLLAFQPLFQKELAQTGITNIKEAGMAALRDVGLAAYADRRPGELSGGQQQRVSIARALVRRPSLILADKPTANLDSKNSLTILEILSQMNQRDTVTVLYSSHDDVVLNHVRRVIVLKDGQVQQDGSC, from the coding sequence ATGATCAGGACGATCCATGTGAAGAAGGTGTATCATACCTCGTCGGAGGATGTGGTCGCCCTGGATGATGTGAATCTTTCCATCAACGATGGCGAATTGGTGGCGCTCTCCGGCGCTTCCGGTTCGGGGAAGACCACGTTGCTCAATGTGATCGGGACGTTGGACTCCCTCACCGGAGGGGATGTCGAGATCAACGGACGTTCCCTCCGTCAGATGAGCGAAAAAGAAAAGACGTCGTTCCGAAGACTGCATCTTGGCTTTGTGTTCCAAAGCTACAATCTGATCCCCGTCCTCTCCGCATGGGAAAATGTCCTGTTGGCCTTCCAGCCGCTTTTCCAGAAGGAATTGGCCCAAACGGGAATCACCAACATCAAGGAAGCGGGGATGGCGGCCCTGAGGGATGTGGGGCTTGCCGCGTACGCCGACCGCAGGCCGGGCGAGCTCTCCGGTGGCCAGCAGCAACGGGTGTCCATCGCCCGTGCGTTGGTCCGACGCCCATCGTTGATCCTCGCCGATAAACCGACGGCCAATCTGGACAGCAAGAACAGTTTGACGATTCTGGAGATTCTCTCCCAGATGAACCAACGGGACACCGTCACGGTGTTGTATTCTTCCCATGATGACGTGGTGCTGAACCACGTGCGACGGGTCATTGTCCTGAAAGACGGACAGGTCCAGCAGGATGGTTCATGCTGA
- a CDS encoding metal-dependent transcriptional regulator, which translates to MNERQLTPSQMRYLVAIYLEGDGMAVRSVDIASSLRVTKASVATMLKDLMEFGLVTKEPYGDVFLTESGLAIAKRLASKQQRIAQVLSEHLTLDERSIQEVSYLILGLGGDKEMIPCTQIGRETGNLGR; encoded by the coding sequence ATGAATGAACGGCAGCTCACCCCCAGTCAGATGCGGTACCTGGTCGCCATTTACCTGGAAGGGGATGGCATGGCGGTACGGTCGGTTGACATCGCCTCGTCCCTCCGGGTGACCAAGGCGAGTGTCGCCACCATGCTGAAGGATCTGATGGAATTCGGGTTGGTGACCAAAGAACCCTACGGGGATGTATTCCTGACGGAATCCGGGCTTGCCATCGCGAAAAGGCTGGCATCCAAGCAACAGCGGATCGCACAGGTACTCTCCGAGCATCTCACCTTGGATGAACGATCCATCCAGGAAGTCTCCTACCTGATCCTCGGATTGGGTGGCGACAAGGAGATGATTCCCTGCACCCAGATAGGGAGAGAAACGGGGAATCTGGGCCGGTAA
- a CDS encoding FeoB-associated Cys-rich membrane protein, which produces MAATIIITIALAAVVALVIRKILKDRKRSKGCGTGCGCCPLSGSCHQHHHE; this is translated from the coding sequence ATGGCCGCCACCATCATCATCACCATCGCCCTTGCGGCGGTGGTGGCGCTGGTGATCCGAAAGATCCTGAAGGACCGGAAACGGTCCAAAGGATGTGGAACCGGTTGCGGGTGCTGCCCGCTCTCCGGTTCCTGCCACCAGCATCACCATGAATGA
- a CDS encoding ferrous iron transport protein A, whose amino-acid sequence MRTLKDVKVGETVTVVKIHGEGALKQRIMDMGIIKGAKLYIRKVAPLGDPVELTVRGYELSLRKGDSQNIEVE is encoded by the coding sequence ATGAGAACGCTGAAGGATGTGAAGGTAGGAGAAACGGTCACCGTGGTGAAGATCCACGGGGAAGGTGCGCTGAAGCAGCGCATCATGGACATGGGGATCATCAAGGGAGCGAAGCTGTACATCAGGAAAGTCGCCCCGCTGGGTGATCCGGTTGAGTTGACGGTGCGTGGGTATGAGCTTTCCCTGCGTAAGGGTGACTCTCAGAACATCGAAGTTGAATGA
- a CDS encoding ferrous iron transport protein A produces MMPLVLAEIGKEQSILTVGGKAKTRAFLGELGFVPGNSVTVISENAGNLIVKVKDSRVAIDKELAAKILV; encoded by the coding sequence ATGATGCCATTGGTTTTGGCGGAGATCGGGAAGGAGCAATCCATTCTCACCGTCGGAGGAAAGGCGAAGACGCGGGCGTTTCTCGGAGAGCTTGGGTTTGTTCCGGGGAATTCCGTTACGGTTATCTCGGAGAACGCCGGGAATCTGATCGTAAAGGTGAAGGACTCACGGGTGGCCATCGACAAAGAGCTGGCTGCGAAAATATTGGTATGA
- a CDS encoding heavy-metal-associated domain-containing protein, which produces MLISGMKCNDCARKIERSLDRIDGVWARVDLKHGSAEILGKALIDDMTLRLGVENLGYQVSALVRNAGKDVLSCE; this is translated from the coding sequence ATGTTGATTTCCGGAATGAAATGCAACGACTGCGCTCGGAAAATCGAGCGTTCGCTTGATCGCATCGACGGAGTATGGGCTCGTGTGGATCTGAAACACGGTTCCGCCGAAATCCTGGGGAAGGCGCTCATCGATGATATGACGTTGCGTCTTGGGGTGGAGAATCTGGGGTACCAGGTTTCCGCCTTGGTGCGGAATGCCGGAAAGGATGTTCTCTCATGCGAATGA
- a CDS encoding KOW motif-containing protein, whose translation MEQATDFYYCIALPKAGIEIKIVKRLNRAFTMGNFEDIDFLSICPQKDVLLQHHGKWEKVKKPMIPGYLMVRTTAEPLFVQNLLYDGHCPGRLLRYGENGGYALYGRDLAYAQWVFSYGGTIGLSKVRLVPGSHVQVISGPLKAMQGVIEKVEKKGRKVWINITMMNQVVKVSIGAEFLQPDEPDNTPISY comes from the coding sequence ATGGAACAGGCGACGGACTTCTATTATTGTATTGCGTTGCCCAAAGCCGGCATCGAAATAAAAATCGTCAAACGCTTGAACAGGGCGTTTACGATGGGCAATTTCGAAGACATTGATTTCCTTTCGATCTGCCCGCAGAAAGACGTGTTGCTGCAACATCATGGAAAATGGGAGAAGGTGAAGAAACCGATGATTCCCGGCTATCTGATGGTCAGGACGACGGCTGAGCCTTTGTTTGTCCAGAATCTGCTCTATGACGGCCATTGCCCCGGACGCCTCCTCCGCTATGGCGAAAATGGCGGTTATGCGCTGTATGGGCGTGATCTTGCCTATGCCCAGTGGGTGTTCTCCTATGGCGGAACCATCGGGTTGAGCAAGGTGCGGCTGGTCCCCGGCAGTCATGTCCAGGTGATCTCCGGGCCATTGAAGGCCATGCAGGGCGTCATCGAGAAGGTGGAGAAGAAAGGCCGCAAGGTGTGGATCAACATCACGATGATGAACCAGGTGGTCAAAGTCAGCATCGGCGCCGAATTCCTCCAGCCGGACGAACCGGACAATACCCCGATTTCCTACTGA
- a CDS encoding ACT domain-containing protein has protein sequence MQKAILSVVGKDRVGIIAGICTTLAKDNVNILEISQTIMDGFFTMMLVCDTDTSTKEFHELAAELDEVGEKLGVVVKLQREEIFEKMQRI, from the coding sequence ATGCAGAAAGCGATACTCAGTGTGGTCGGCAAGGACCGCGTAGGCATTATTGCAGGAATTTGCACCACGTTGGCCAAAGACAACGTGAACATCCTGGAGATTTCCCAGACCATCATGGACGGATTCTTCACCATGATGCTGGTCTGTGACACGGACACCAGCACCAAGGAATTCCACGAACTCGCGGCAGAACTGGACGAGGTGGGTGAAAAGCTCGGCGTCGTCGTCAAGCTCCAGCGCGAAGAAATCTTTGAGAAGATGCAGCGCATATGA
- a CDS encoding PFL family protein: MIDLMEVSETNHMIEKEMLDVRTITMGISLLDCVDSDLEVLKRNIYEKITTTAKDLVAVGKQIEDEYAIPIVNKRISVTPIGLIGGSACKTSEDYAQIAQVLDKAAEEVGVNFIGGFSALPAKGMTRSEELLINAIPQAMALTEHLCASVNIGSTRTGINMDAVKLMGEIIKETAEATKDHDSIGCSKLVVLCNAPDDNPFMAGAFHGVTESDAVINVGVSGPGVIKQALQCVKGKDFTTLCETVKRTAFKVTRLGQLVGQEASKRLGVPFGILDLSLAPTPAVGDSIAEILESMGLEEVGCPGTTAALALLNDQVKKGGIMASSSVGGLSGAFIPVSEDHGMIAAAQSGGLRIEKLEAMTSVCSVGLDMIAIPGDTPASTISGIIADEAAIGMVNQKTTAVRVIPVVGKHVGDTAQFGGLLGYAPIMPVNTKSCKEFIERGGHIPAPIHSFKN, from the coding sequence ATGATCGACCTCATGGAAGTCAGTGAAACCAACCACATGATCGAGAAGGAAATGCTCGACGTGCGGACCATTACGATGGGCATCAGTCTGCTTGACTGCGTGGACAGTGATCTGGAAGTGCTGAAGCGAAACATCTACGAGAAGATCACCACCACGGCGAAGGACTTGGTCGCCGTCGGGAAACAGATCGAGGATGAGTACGCCATTCCCATCGTCAACAAACGGATCTCCGTCACGCCCATTGGCCTGATCGGAGGCTCGGCTTGCAAAACGAGTGAGGATTACGCCCAGATCGCCCAAGTGCTGGACAAGGCTGCAGAAGAGGTCGGCGTCAACTTCATCGGAGGTTTCTCCGCCCTTCCCGCCAAGGGAATGACCAGGAGTGAGGAACTGTTGATCAATGCCATCCCCCAGGCGATGGCGCTTACGGAGCATCTGTGCGCGTCGGTGAACATCGGCTCAACCCGTACCGGCATCAACATGGACGCCGTCAAGCTGATGGGTGAAATCATCAAGGAAACCGCAGAAGCGACGAAAGATCATGACAGCATCGGCTGTTCAAAGCTGGTCGTGCTGTGCAACGCCCCGGATGACAACCCGTTCATGGCTGGGGCGTTCCACGGCGTGACGGAGAGCGACGCGGTGATCAACGTCGGAGTATCCGGACCGGGGGTGATCAAACAGGCGCTGCAGTGCGTCAAAGGAAAAGACTTCACCACCCTGTGCGAAACGGTCAAACGGACGGCGTTCAAAGTGACACGTCTAGGACAGTTGGTAGGACAGGAAGCCAGCAAACGGCTTGGCGTTCCGTTCGGCATTTTGGATTTGTCCCTTGCCCCTACTCCAGCGGTCGGCGATTCCATCGCCGAAATCCTGGAGTCGATGGGCTTGGAGGAAGTCGGGTGCCCCGGCACCACGGCGGCGCTGGCCCTTCTCAACGACCAGGTGAAGAAAGGCGGAATCATGGCTTCTTCGTCCGTCGGAGGACTGTCCGGCGCGTTCATTCCCGTCAGCGAGGACCATGGCATGATCGCCGCAGCCCAAAGCGGAGGCCTGAGGATCGAAAAACTTGAGGCGATGACCAGCGTCTGCTCGGTTGGCTTGGATATGATCGCCATACCGGGCGACACGCCGGCGTCGACGATCAGCGGCATCATTGCCGACGAGGCCGCCATCGGCATGGTCAACCAGAAGACCACCGCCGTCCGGGTCATTCCGGTAGTTGGCAAACACGTCGGGGATACCGCCCAGTTCGGCGGGCTTCTCGGCTATGCTCCCATCATGCCGGTCAATACCAAGTCGTGCAAGGAATTCATTGAGCGTGGCGGCCACATCCCCGCACCGATCCACAGTTTCAAGAACTGA
- a CDS encoding dicarboxylate/amino acid:cation symporter, whose amino-acid sequence METKKKRFLGWYFEFNLLYRILIGLVGGALLGIIFKEKILWIAPFGDLFVRLLKMIVMPIIVATLITGAASISPAKLGKIGLRVVGLYLVTSAFAVCIGLLAGSIFRPSAKLAATNIADAAAKSATKVSVSQTLLNIVPTNPFDSMVKGDVLPVIFFAILFGIGVSYLQISEDEHVRKTGVTLLNFFDGVSSVMTKMVNGIMQYAPIGVLALIASVFAKQGAKAFSALGMVTLTALVGDVMHIIVIYMGMVALFGLNPLKFWRQAKNPFITGLVTRSSYGTLPVSMEAAKNLGVPKEVYSFSLPLGATINMDGTAIYEGVCAIFISLSATGHMLTGSQMGTVILTATLASIGTAGVPGAGAIMLLMVLESIGLKVEAGTAIAGAYAMILGIDAILDMGRTSLNVTGDLTCTTCVAKQMGMIDMDYWK is encoded by the coding sequence ATGGAAACGAAGAAAAAACGGTTTCTCGGCTGGTACTTTGAGTTCAACCTCTTGTACCGGATTCTGATCGGGCTTGTGGGCGGAGCGTTGCTTGGCATCATCTTCAAAGAGAAGATTTTGTGGATCGCCCCGTTTGGTGATTTGTTCGTCCGCTTGTTGAAAATGATCGTCATGCCCATCATTGTCGCCACCCTGATCACCGGTGCGGCGTCGATCAGCCCGGCGAAACTGGGAAAAATCGGGCTGAGGGTCGTGGGATTGTATCTGGTCACCAGCGCCTTTGCCGTCTGCATCGGCCTTCTTGCGGGATCCATCTTCCGTCCATCGGCCAAACTCGCCGCGACCAACATCGCGGATGCCGCAGCGAAAAGCGCCACCAAAGTATCGGTCAGCCAGACACTGTTGAATATCGTGCCGACCAATCCGTTCGACTCCATGGTGAAGGGTGATGTGCTTCCGGTGATCTTTTTCGCCATCCTGTTTGGCATCGGTGTCTCCTATCTGCAGATCAGCGAGGACGAGCATGTCCGCAAAACCGGCGTGACGTTGCTCAACTTCTTTGACGGGGTTTCGTCCGTCATGACGAAGATGGTCAACGGCATCATGCAGTATGCGCCGATCGGCGTGCTCGCCCTGATCGCTTCTGTCTTCGCCAAACAAGGAGCAAAGGCGTTCAGCGCACTTGGCATGGTCACCCTGACGGCGCTCGTCGGAGACGTGATGCACATCATTGTGATCTACATGGGCATGGTCGCCCTGTTCGGCCTGAATCCGTTGAAGTTCTGGCGACAAGCGAAGAACCCGTTCATCACGGGCCTTGTGACCCGCTCCTCCTATGGAACGCTTCCCGTTTCCATGGAAGCTGCGAAGAATCTGGGGGTTCCCAAAGAAGTGTACAGTTTCTCCCTTCCGCTGGGGGCGACGATCAACATGGATGGAACGGCGATCTATGAAGGGGTGTGCGCCATCTTCATCAGCCTGTCCGCCACCGGGCACATGCTGACCGGCTCCCAAATGGGAACGGTCATCCTGACGGCCACGCTGGCGTCCATCGGTACGGCGGGAGTCCCGGGAGCCGGCGCCATCATGCTGTTGATGGTTCTGGAATCCATCGGGTTGAAAGTTGAGGCGGGCACGGCCATTGCCGGAGCCTATGCGATGATTTTGGGCATTGACGCCATCCTGGATATGGGCCGCACCTCGCTGAATGTCACCGGAGATCTGACATGTACGACCTGTGTCGCCAAACAAATGGGAATGATTGATATGGATTATTGGAAATAA
- a CDS encoding carbohydrate ABC transporter permease has protein sequence MKPAGMFQRSAGFRIFFWCFAILIGAFVFLPLLWMVNTALKPMDKTFTLSFFTGPLTLDNLIGILKNQTIMRYLRNSLLVSFASSFAATVVSAISAYSFSKFRYTGRKFIMGMFMMSQAFPQAILLLAIYLMMQRLGLLGSYWSLLFSYVVFTLPVGTWTLKGYFDALPDSLIESAKLDGAGNLTIMTRIIFPLAITGMTSIAIYGFVWSWNDLLFSMTLVTDTAKRTLAPGLVMTFLGEASTNWNAMMSASIIATLPVMIVFIFLQRFFIAGLTNGAVKG, from the coding sequence ATGAAACCAGCCGGTATGTTCCAGCGAAGCGCAGGGTTCCGCATCTTTTTCTGGTGCTTCGCCATTCTTATCGGAGCATTCGTGTTCCTTCCGCTTCTGTGGATGGTCAACACGGCGTTGAAACCGATGGACAAGACATTCACCCTCTCTTTCTTCACCGGTCCGTTGACGTTGGATAACCTGATCGGCATCCTGAAGAACCAGACGATCATGCGGTATCTGCGCAACAGCCTTCTGGTCTCTTTCGCCAGCAGTTTCGCCGCAACAGTGGTCAGCGCCATCTCCGCCTACAGTTTTTCCAAGTTTCGGTATACCGGAAGGAAGTTCATTATGGGAATGTTCATGATGAGCCAGGCGTTTCCCCAGGCGATTCTTCTGCTTGCCATTTATCTGATGATGCAACGTCTCGGATTATTGGGGAGTTATTGGTCCTTGTTGTTCTCCTACGTCGTGTTCACCTTGCCAGTTGGGACGTGGACGCTGAAAGGATATTTCGACGCGCTTCCCGATTCCTTGATCGAAAGCGCCAAGCTGGATGGAGCAGGCAACCTCACCATCATGACGCGGATCATCTTTCCGCTTGCCATCACCGGCATGACATCCATCGCCATCTACGGATTCGTCTGGAGCTGGAACGATCTCCTGTTCTCCATGACGTTGGTCACGGACACTGCAAAACGCACCCTCGCTCCGGGCCTGGTGATGACGTTCCTGGGCGAAGCCAGCACCAACTGGAACGCCATGATGAGCGCAAGCATCATCGCGACGTTGCCGGTGATGATCGTGTTCATTTTCCTGCAACGCTTCTTCATTGCCGGTTTGACCAACGGAGCGGTGAAAGGCTGA
- a CDS encoding sugar ABC transporter permease, whose translation MARNHGRLSDGQVGFLLVIPGLAVFCAIILYPFISAVLLSFTDRSLLFPGSNWVGLENYRKLFLNVYFFKTMLTTLWFVAGATLLPFVLGFIWAIVLHEQFFASQALRGITLVDWIIPGTAIGFLWSWIFNGEYGILNGLLLKTGLIQKGVPWLGQTTTALLCVIISRAWQMLPWYMAFLLGGLQGVSHEQVEAARIDGANNIQVFRHVVLPGMRQIVNIVLVLGAIGNLQHFDIPWTMTQGGPARATMTFSLEVYTTAFKNWKIGTAATIGTIWAILLLVFNIVYLKQVEESK comes from the coding sequence ATGGCGCGGAATCACGGAAGATTGTCAGATGGCCAGGTGGGGTTCCTGTTGGTCATCCCGGGTTTGGCGGTGTTTTGCGCCATCATCCTCTATCCATTCATCTCGGCGGTATTGCTTTCGTTCACCGACCGGTCGTTGCTGTTTCCCGGAAGCAATTGGGTCGGTTTGGAGAATTACCGGAAACTGTTCCTCAATGTCTATTTCTTCAAGACGATGCTGACGACCCTGTGGTTTGTCGCGGGGGCCACCTTGCTTCCGTTCGTGTTGGGGTTCATCTGGGCGATCGTCCTGCATGAGCAGTTTTTTGCTTCCCAGGCGCTGCGTGGCATCACGCTGGTTGACTGGATCATCCCGGGAACCGCCATCGGGTTTTTGTGGAGTTGGATTTTCAATGGGGAGTATGGCATTCTGAATGGCTTGTTGCTCAAGACAGGCCTCATTCAGAAGGGAGTCCCCTGGCTGGGCCAGACAACAACGGCCCTCCTGTGCGTCATCATCTCCCGTGCCTGGCAGATGCTTCCCTGGTACATGGCATTCCTTCTCGGAGGGCTTCAGGGAGTTTCCCATGAGCAGGTGGAAGCGGCGAGGATTGATGGCGCAAACAATATCCAGGTGTTCCGCCATGTCGTCCTTCCCGGGATGCGGCAGATCGTCAACATCGTGCTGGTTCTGGGGGCGATCGGAAACCTGCAACACTTCGATATCCCTTGGACGATGACCCAAGGTGGTCCGGCGCGGGCGACGATGACCTTCTCCCTGGAGGTATATACGACGGCGTTCAAGAACTGGAAGATCGGGACGGCGGCGACCATCGGCACCATCTGGGCGATTCTGCTCCTTGTCTTCAATATTGTGTACCTGAAACAGGTGGAGGAATCGAAATGA
- a CDS encoding sugar ABC transporter substrate-binding protein, whose product MKKRLLWVMLGLLVTSMLFAAGANEKSVNEQTQNGPVNLVWAGWSGEEEATKDIFQKMRSQYEASSGNTVTWVGWTWANTAQQLLIRLQGGEQLDIAQADIGIFNTIAQTGALADLNEVMGASYLKDTFPESALSVGNIDGKQLGLPWSMASITMVYNPAILKKAGWDKVPTTIAEFEQCLADVQALGEGIVPYGLSTKDSTAAGDFMPWLWTFGSSLFDASGKVALGPKAVECVKWYQNLLQKGYIRMDIGRGDARQLFAQGKMAFYDDAVVAKGQAVKNGVKPEDVVNVCSAMSRPVMHAGDKPQSTMWGHMLVIFKNSAYKTQAADFAKSLVSDDMALEYFEKNGMPPVTKSAANLQVVKDDAYLKGFMQSTETARLEETARMANASEIKAVVTEELQFALLGKKTAQQAVADMTSRLQSL is encoded by the coding sequence AACGAACAGACCCAAAACGGGCCGGTGAATCTCGTCTGGGCCGGGTGGTCAGGGGAAGAGGAAGCGACGAAAGATATCTTCCAGAAGATGCGGAGCCAGTATGAGGCTTCCAGCGGCAATACGGTCACCTGGGTTGGTTGGACATGGGCAAACACCGCCCAGCAGCTGTTGATCAGATTGCAGGGTGGCGAACAACTGGACATCGCGCAGGCGGATATCGGTATCTTCAACACCATTGCCCAGACCGGCGCGCTAGCCGATCTGAACGAGGTGATGGGCGCTTCCTATCTGAAGGATACGTTCCCTGAATCGGCGCTGTCGGTAGGTAATATTGATGGCAAGCAACTCGGCCTTCCGTGGTCGATGGCTTCCATCACCATGGTGTACAACCCTGCGATCCTCAAAAAAGCGGGATGGGACAAGGTCCCCACCACAATTGCTGAGTTTGAACAGTGCCTGGCCGATGTGCAGGCTCTTGGCGAAGGTATCGTTCCGTATGGGCTTTCCACGAAAGACTCCACCGCTGCCGGAGACTTCATGCCGTGGCTCTGGACCTTCGGTTCCAGTCTGTTCGATGCAAGCGGAAAGGTTGCCCTCGGTCCCAAAGCCGTGGAGTGCGTGAAGTGGTATCAGAATCTCCTGCAGAAAGGATATATCCGGATGGATATCGGAAGAGGCGATGCCCGCCAGTTGTTCGCCCAAGGCAAGATGGCCTTCTATGATGATGCCGTGGTGGCGAAAGGCCAGGCGGTGAAAAACGGCGTGAAACCGGAAGATGTGGTGAACGTTTGCTCCGCCATGAGCCGGCCGGTGATGCATGCCGGTGACAAGCCGCAATCGACCATGTGGGGGCATATGCTGGTGATCTTCAAAAATTCAGCCTACAAGACGCAGGCGGCGGATTTCGCAAAGAGTTTGGTCTCAGATGATATGGCGCTGGAGTATTTCGAGAAGAACGGCATGCCTCCGGTCACCAAGAGCGCTGCGAACCTGCAGGTGGTCAAGGACGATGCCTATCTGAAAGGTTTCATGCAGTCAACGGAGACGGCCCGTCTGGAAGAGACGGCGCGCATGGCAAACGCCAGCGAGATCAAAGCGGTCGTGACGGAAGAGTTGCAGTTTGCCTTGTTGGGCAAGAAAACGGCCCAGCAGGCGGTTGCGGACATGACATCTCGGCTGCAAAGCCTGTGA